One Microtus pennsylvanicus isolate mMicPen1 chromosome 3, mMicPen1.hap1, whole genome shotgun sequence DNA window includes the following coding sequences:
- the Or13d1 gene encoding olfactory receptor 13D1, giving the protein MGNYSAVTEFFLVGLSQYPEVQLFLSVLCLIMYLIILLGNSLLIVVSMLDSRLHTPMYFFLGNLSFLDICYTSSSIPQMLIMFMSERKSITFLGCALQMVISLGLGSTECVLLAVMAYDRYVAICNPLRYPVIMNKVLYVHMAVWSWVIGCLNSLVQTVSTMVLPFCGNNIIDHLTCEILALLKLVCSDITMNVLIMTVASIVLLMVPLLLIFVSYIFILSSILRINSAEGRKKAFSTCSAHLNVVILFYGSALFMYMKPKSKHTNASDEIIGLSYGVLTPMLNPIIYSLRNKEVKEAVKKILSKHLYLRKI; this is encoded by the coding sequence ATGGGAAATTATTCTGCAGTGACGGAATTCTTCCTCGTGGGCCTTTCTCAGTATCCAGAAGTCCAGCTTTTCCTGTCTGTGCTCTGTCTCATCATGTACTTGATAATCCTTCTGGGGAACAGTCTCCTCATTGTCGTTAGTATGCTGGACTCTCGACTCCAtacccccatgtacttctttctTGGGAACCTCTCCTTTTTGGACATCTGTTACACATCCTCATCCATTCCTCAAATGCTTATCATGTTTATGTCAGAGAGAAAATCCATCACCTTCCTTGGTTGTGCTCTGCAAATGGTTATCTCCCTTGGCTTGGGCTCCACAGAGTGTGTCCTCCTGGCTGTGATGGCCTATGATAGGTATGTAGCCATCTGCAATCCATTGAGGTATCCTGTAATTATGAACAAGGTGTTATATGTGCACATGGCTGTGTGGTCCTGGGTCATAGGCTGTCTGAACTCTCTAGTGCAAACAGTCTCGACGATGGTGTTGCCTTTCTGTGGCAATAATATCATTGATCACCTTACCTGTGAGATCCTGGCTCTTCTGAAACTTGTCTGCTCAGATATCACCATGAATGTGCTTATCATGACGGTGGCCAGTATTGTTTTGTTAATGGTTCCTCTGCTGTTAATTTTTGTGtcctatatttttattctttcctccATCCTGAGAATTAATTCtgcggaaggaaggaagaaagccttTTCTACCTGCTCAGCCCACTTAAATGTGGTCATCTTATTCTATGGTTCGGCcctttttatgtatatgaaaccCAAGTCAAAGCACACCAACGCATCTGATGAAATCATTGGGCTGTCTTATGGTGTGCTGACTCCAATGTTGAATCCGATCATCTATAGTTTGAGGAATAAGGAGGTAAAAGAAGCTGTGAAGAAAATTTTGAGTAAACATTTGTATCTACGGAAAATATGA